CTAATTTTTCGCCAAAAATATCGGGTTGTTCGGTTTTTGGTGTTTTATTTTTTTCGGTTTTTTTGTCAGCTTTAACAAATTCTAAATCCTGATATCCTTCGCCAAATAAATTTACAAATGAGGTTTGAATGGTATTTTCTTCTTCCAAATCAGCAAATAAGTTATTCGAGAATAAGTTGGTTTCGGTTTGTTGTTTGGTAAGCTTATCTAATAGCGTTGGTTCTTCTGCTTTAAAAAGCGCATTCGAGCTTTCTATTTCTTTTTCCGCTTTAGGTTGTTCTATTACAGATTCTTCAACTTTTATTATTTCTGCTTCCGGCTCAATTTCGGTTTCAGTAACAACAATATCTTGTTTCTCTTCAACAATTGTTTCAATCGCAACAACAGGTTCTGTAATTTTTTCGGCTGAAATTTCAACTTCAATTTCGGTTGCTGTTTCAGCAACAACGTTTGCTATTTCAGGTTGTGTTTCTTCAGCTAAAGCTTCTAAATTATCAGCAATTTCGTTAACCAATTCATCTACAATTACTTCTTTTTCTTCTTCAATAAAAATGTTGTCAATTGCAGCTGCCGATATTTGTTCTGCTTCAACAAATGGCGCTTCATTTTCTACTTCTTGTTCAGTAAACGAGGTAAATGTGGTATTTGAATGCGAGGCAACAGCTTCTTCAATCTCCGATTTAGTTAAGGTTGGTTTTGCCGGCTCAAAATGATCTTCATAAAACTTTAAAATCGATAGCTTTTCATATAAATTTAAAGCTTCTTTTTGTAACTGTGCAATATCTTCACGATTGTGATTTTTTAAAACGCGATGCGCGATGCTAATTAACTCAGCTTCTAATTTCTTCTTCATAACTAGTTAAGATTGATAATAAAACCTCTGAAAATTCACTTCGTTGTGGTACACAAATCTAAGTATAATAATTAGGATTACATTGTTATACGATGGGTTTCCTACCAACAAGTTATTAACATGCTTAAAAATAATTAAATCTTTCGTAATTCGGTGCATAAATAAAAAATCATTTTTTTTGATGCTGTAAATATTTGATAGCTAGTTGGTTGTTTTGTTGTTGTTAACTTTTTGCACGTTTTAAGACAGAACAATTTTATTTTAAATACATTTGCTATAGCAGAAAATTAACCGATTTGTGGTTTAATTTAATACAAAATTTAGAAAAATGTTTTTAGAGAATCCTGTAAATCATAAAGAACAATTTGGATGGATTGAGGTTATTTGTGGCTCCATGTTTTCGGGTAAAACCGAAGAGCTAATTCGTAGATTACGACGTGCTCAGTTTGCAAAACAACGTGTTGAAATTTTTAAACCTGCGGTTGATACGCGCTACAGCGATGAAATGGTAGTTTCGCACAACGACAATCAAATTCGTTCTACCCCAGTACCGTCTGCCGAAACCATTCGTTTACTAGCACAAGGCTGTGATGTGGTTGGGATTGATGAAGCGCAGTTTTTTGATGCCGAAATTGTAGCCGTTTGTAATGATTTGGCTAACAGCGGTATTCGCGTTATTGTTGCAGGTTTAGATATGGATTTTAAAGGCAATCCGTTCGGGCCAATGCCTTACTTAATGGCAACAGCAGAATATGTTACAAAAGTACATGCTGTTTGTACCCGTACCGGAAATTTAGCTAATTATAGTTTTAGAAAAGCGGCCGGCGATCAGCAAGTTTTACTTGGAGAAACTGAGGAATATGAGCCACTAAGCCGAGCTGCATATTACAAAGCAATGCGAAATAATAAATAATAAAAAAAGAGCCAAAAAGGGCTCTTTTTTTGTTTAAAAGCGCAAGTAGTTTTATTTAAATAATATTTTTTATATCTTGAGCCTCTAAACTATACGAAAAATGAAATATCAAACAACTGCACTCGCTATTTTATGTAGTATTACATTAACAGCACAAAAAAAATCAAAAGTGAAATATCCTGTTACGCAAAAGGTTGATCATGTTGATACCTATTTTGGTACACAAGTTCCGGATCCGTACCGTTGGTTAGAAGACGACCGCTCGGTTGGTACAGAAGCTTGGGTAAAAGCAGAAAACGTGGTTACGTACGATTATTTAAGCCAAATTCCGTACCGTGATGCTTTAAAACAACGTTTAGAAAATTTATGGAATTACGAAAAAATTGGCGCGCCTTTTAAACGTGGAGCTTATACGTACTATTATAAAAATAACGGATTACAAAATCAATCGGTTTTATATCAAGTTGATAGTAATGGTAAAGAAACCATTTTTTTAGATCCAAACACATTTTCTAAAGACGGAACAACATCATTAGCATCTGTTTCTTTTTCTGAAGACGGAACTAAAGTTGCTTATTCAATTTCTGAAGGCGGATCTGACTGGAGAAAAGTAATTGTTTTAGATGTAGCTACAAAAAAACAAATAGGTGATACGTTAGTAGATGTAAAGTTTTCAGGAACTTCATGGTATAAAAACGATGGTTTTTACTATTCAAGCTACGACAAACCAACCGGAAGCGAACTTTCTGCTAAAACAGACGAGCATAAATTATATTACCACAAATTAGGTACCGCACAAAAAGATGATAAAGTTATTTTTGGATTAAACGGAAAACGCCGCTATGTGGGTGGTTATGTAACTGAAGACGATAATTATTTAGTTATTACAGCTGCTAATACAACATACGGTAACGAATTATATATTAAAGATTTAAACCAACCTAATGCACCAATTGTTACGGTGGTAGATAATTTTAAAAATTCATCATCAGTAATTTACAGCAAAGATGGTAAATTATATATTGCTACCGATTTTAATGCACCAAACAATCGTATTGTTGTGGTAGACGCAAAAAATCCGAAGCCAGAACATTGGAAAGATTTAATTGCAGAAACTGAAAACGTATTAAGTCCAAGTACTGGAGCAGGTTATTTGTTTGCGCATTATATGAAAGATGCAACATCTGAAATTAAACAATTTGATTTTGACGGAAAATTAGTTCGTACAATCGAGCTACCAGGTGTTGGAACAGCAAGCGGTTTTGGCGGTAGAACTCAAGATGCAGAATTGTACTATTCATTTACCAACTACATTACTCCAGGTACAACATTTAAATTTAATCCTGCAACTGGTGTTTCAGAAGTTTACCAACAACCTAAATTAGATTTTAATCCTGCAGATTACGAATCAAAACAAGTTTTTTATACATCTAAAGACGGAACAAAAGTTCCTATGATTATTTCATACAAAAAGGGAACAAAATTAGATGGTAAAAACCCAACCATGTTGTACGCATACGGAGGTTTTAATATCAGTTTAACACCTTCTTTCTCAATCGCAAATGCTTTATGGTTAGAAAATGGTGGCGTTTACGCTGTTGCAAACTTACGTGGTGGAGGTGAATATGGTAAGAAATGGCACGTAGCTGGTACGCAATTACAAAAGCAAAATGTTTTTGATGATTTTATTGCAGCAGCAGAATATTTAACTGAAAATAAATACACGTCAAAAGATTTCTTATCAATCCGTGGAGGATCTAACGGTGGTTTATTAGTTGG
This genomic window from Flavobacterium agricola contains:
- a CDS encoding thymidine kinase, encoding MFLENPVNHKEQFGWIEVICGSMFSGKTEELIRRLRRAQFAKQRVEIFKPAVDTRYSDEMVVSHNDNQIRSTPVPSAETIRLLAQGCDVVGIDEAQFFDAEIVAVCNDLANSGIRVIVAGLDMDFKGNPFGPMPYLMATAEYVTKVHAVCTRTGNLANYSFRKAAGDQQVLLGETEEYEPLSRAAYYKAMRNNK